In the Telopea speciosissima isolate NSW1024214 ecotype Mountain lineage chromosome 6, Tspe_v1, whole genome shotgun sequence genome, GGTAAGGAAAAAATCTTCAAGTTTTGAATTAGGAGGCAAACACCAGCTCTCACCTGTAATAGGATTACAGATGATGATAGAACCAAATTTTCGGACGGAAGCCAAACAAACCAATCCATTGCAAGAGCCAACAAGGTCAAACCTATTCTTCTCCAAATAAATTTCTATAGCCCTACAAGtaccttcttcttcaaccccatcTATCAAAAACAAGGTCCTTTTCGTATCCCAGACTTGTGTGTTTGTTGTCTCTGATGCAAAGATGAGATGTGATGGTGGTACCTCCTgcatcaatttcaatttcaatttcctCCTCAGGTGCAGCAGGTCAATGAATCCAGGGTCTCGTGTCAAGTTGTTCCAGAGTTTACATACACTCCTTAATCGACTGAGAGTAACGGCAGAAAGTCTTGAAAAGATGTCGAAGATTATTTCGAGAGGCAAATCTGTCAGTTTATTACTTGTTCTTCCATTGCTACAATCACTCTCCTTCCTcgctttctccttcttcctcttcctcttctgacTGAATTTAACAACCATCTTCGAATTCAAAAATTCACAAAGAAAGAATTTGGAATAAAGGAGAAACCAGATGGTTGGAATTGAGTTATTTactgatggatggatggattcAAGAATGAAAGTATAATGGAGAATGAatgtttaaagaaaataaaatttcagtaGAACCAAATCCTAATTGAAGAAAGACAATGATAGTTCTCTGCAAATGGAAAACCAAATCCTAAACTGAAGAAGAACTGAAACCTTAAATTCAAGGAGGGACCCTAACATTGGGTTGCCGAGTATTCAAAAAAATTGCAAGTAACAAATGGAGGAATCCAATCCAATATAGAGAATGGACATACattaaaaatccttttttttttttttttcattttcccgGAGACTGCCGGAAGAATTTTTTGGTTGTGCGGATAGATGtcggttgtaacttgtaagtagTTAAGCCTATGTTAACTACGCGGTTAAGCAGACGTGGAGTTGTGGTATTTATTGTAGTTATTTATTAGGGGTTACTATAGCAACTCCTTATTCCcctattctaccaaaaaacaaagtccatattcccctaatttatctcttattagagagAGTAGTTTCCTTGAAATATTCAtagtctctttttcttcttttttctcttcttattaTATCTCTGTTTTTTTAGATTGCCGCAGCGCAACCTACACCATATAGGCAGCCTGTATaagggcagggtggtcattacgcCCACCCCCATGGGCCTAGGAGTAGACTATGccgcggcacagagaacaacctatgtagggggcagggtggtcattacgcccaccctcatgtgcctgggcgtaggctacactgcagcacagagaacaataTGTGCAGGGGCAGGTTGGTCATTATGCCCACCCTCATATGCCTGGGTGTAGGCtacgctgtggcacagagaatagCGCCCCATCTATTTTTTATGGGTGCATCTGTTTGTAATCAAGTAGGTTACAAACAGAAATTGTAATCAGACTTTTTTACCCTCCATAAGACAACGTGGCAATATGATAAAATAGTACTAAAACATACTTTcgcaagggagagagagagagagagagagagagcagtcTGCAGATGGGATGCAgggggatccagatcctctactgccgagctgcccgacaAGACTGTGCTGTCAAGACATGGTGAGACGTGCAGTGATCGCCTTATCCCTACTCGGGCAAGGTGTTCAGGCAAGGGTGAGGCAGTCATTGCATATCTcaccgtgtctaggcagcatGATCTTGTTAGGCAACtaggcaatagaggatccaaattggacgCAAGAGTGGTGTAAGCGGTTGGGGTGGGGGAGTTGACTTCCTAAGGATCTCAACTAAAGGACAGAGGCAAcgctttacccaaaaaacaaaaagaaagacagACGCAACGGAACGAAAGCAGGGCAAGGGTGGAGGATGGAATGGGAATGGGAGGCAAcgctttacccaaaaaacaaaaagaaagacagACGCAACGGAAGAAGTGTCTACTATTTGAATGCCTGAATCTGATGCACTCATCATAGTGGAAAAGCTCAAAGAGATGATGGATAGTGTGAAGTTTCAGGCTCCAGGTGCCTCACATTGCCAGTAAGGATTTTGCATTGATGGGAGACTCGCATAGTTTTGGGAGAACATCCAGATTACAATCACCACACACAATCTGTTTCCAGCCTAAAACCCATGTTCATAGACTCGCATATGTAACCCAGCAGATTAAACAGCTCAAAGTGATCACAATTCATTAAGTCTTGGGACTTGGGTCCATCCCTGAATTTAAAAGTCCTAAAGTCCAAATCAAATCACCAAAATTAGTAATctacaaaaaggaagaaaggaagaaaggctAGAAAACTTTTGAGTGTTTTTATAATCTTGAAGATTCTTAAGCCAAGAAATCCAAGTCCTAGGGAAATCTACTCCCACCCCTTTCACGATCCTATTTTCATTCGGAACCCGAATCCATGGAGAGCCGGAGCCGGCCAGGGAGAGGGAGAGCGAAGACTGAGAACAAGGGTTGAGGTAgagggaaagggaaaagaagaggcAAATTACGACAAACTCTCTTATCACTAATAAAAAGTAATTAGTGTGGGATGGACAAATATGTCCGGTTGTAACCTAGTTGATTACAAACAGTTTTTCCCATTTTCTGCtttaatctatttttttttcacctctattttctctttttttcttgtttggtaCCAAAAAACCCACATAGAGGAGATTAAAAAGCTTTTTCAACCTTGCaaattttttgctttttttctttttttttttttaaagaaaaatccCTTCTTGCTGTCGAAAACAATTTAGAAAGAGAAAACGATTCTTTTTAGTGTTTCCTCCtacaattctctctctcctaccatAAATTTCGTTACATTCAGCGCAACcgcattaggggtgtcaaaaaattccaaacaaaACTCGGCCACAGCCTGACCTGAGCCTGAAAAGGGTGGGGCGgggctgggctgggcctatGTTTAATATAGGGTTAGGCTGGGTTTAGTGTTTTCTTGGAGACAGTTTCATAGAGAACGTGGAGCTAAGTTCCTTCTGCCAAGCGGGGAAGATCTCAACGAAAGCACCAAAATGATGGGTTGCTCTGGGATTACGATGATCCTTGGTTCGAGGCCAGGTTAGTCTTAGAAGAATTATAAAGAGGTGGGGAGTTTGGAATAGAATTTATTGCAAAGATATTCTTCGAAATACGTACTCTTGATTACATGCAATAAGACTTAAATACATCATTCCTCTATAACTGAAACAACCTAATTAAAATAAAGATGGAACAACTAAAATAACAACGGTAACTAAGATGTAACTGATGGAACCAAGATCCAAATCCTCTACTATCGAGCTGCCTGGTAGGTACTGTCCAGACACGATGAGACGCGCAATGATTGCCTTACTTCCACTCGGACAAGGTGCTCAGGCAAGAATAAGGCGTAGGCAGCATGGTGCTGTCGGgtagctcgacagtagaggatccaaattgaaaaGGTCCATGCACTTCACTTCACACATAATCGATCATGCGGGTTGGTGGTCGTCGAAGCCTGGGTGATGGTTTCCGCAGTTGAGACGTGACCACAACCTTATCAGTAGCATCATAGTTGAGGGAAACAAGGGTCGGTGTGAGCGGTAATAATGGTGGACGTATTGCCAATTCCTTCAATatcaaaaaaatcttccttttcAAATCCTCCTTCTCTTTAGGATAATACGAATTAGCAAAACTTACATAGCTTCCACACATTCCAAATTTGAGTAGCAATGTGTCATCGCCGAGCAACGCAAAAAAGATATCACATTCCACATCATCAAACTCATTAAAAgccatattttttcttttttttgataaagaatgAAAAGAGATATTATGACCATAATAGGAATCAGATTGTTCCAGCTGCGTGCTGCCGCCGACGACAATTCGCCATATATTTGATATCACCACATCATGGAAGCTATAAATCTCCATGGCTATAGCCATTTTAAGAACCCTTGATGTTTATCAAGTGTAATCCATAATATGATCTTCTTGTTACTTCAGAAAGAAGAGGGGCTGGGAAGTTTATAATCTGGAATTTTTCACTGCCAACATCAAATGCAAGAATGAATTCCTTATTAATAGTAGTATCGTTGTTACTCCTCGATATTACGTCACCATCTACATGCTTTGTGATTATCCAATATAGGAACCCATTCAAAAACATCGGTAAGGTATTGAAATTCTGTCCGTAACGTCCTCCTTTGATCACCGGAATATCCAACAACTTTCTCCATGAACTTTTTTCACCCAAAGTGATGATCTGACTCAACAATTGGCCTTTATTGTCATACAAGAATCGGATCACTTTATATTTTCCGGTTGcatgatcaaaaccaaaacccattatAGGAACTCTCGCACTCCaaaagaaatcagaaaaatCTGATGGTTTTAATTTAGGCAAACACCAGCTCTCACCTGTAATAGGATTATAGATGATGATAGCACGAACTTGGCCCCGCTTTGGGGGCGCTGGCTCCAAACAAACCAATCCATTGCAAGAGCCAACGAGGCGAAACAACCAATTCTTCTGCGAATGCTCTATTCGAATTTCTCTGGCTTTACAATTCCCTTCTTCAACCCCATCTATCAAAATCAAGCTCCTCCTGCTCCTCATTTTCGTATCCCTTTTGATATCATCTATGTCTCTGCATGATCCAAGGATTAGATCATGAGATGGTAGTGGTATGTCGTCGTCGTGCAtcaatttcatcttcttcttcaggcGGAGGTCAATGAATCCAGGGTCTCGTGTCAAGTTGTTCCAGAACTTACATACACTCGTTAATCGAATTAGAGTAACGGCGGAAAGTCTTGAAAAGATGTCGAAGATGATTTCAACTGGCAAATCTTCCAGTACTttattacttcttcttcttcttcttccattgctgcGGCTGCTACAATCACTACCCCCCTTTCTACTGAATTTAACAACCATTTTtaattgatttaaaaaatttacctgatcggatggatggatggatggattgaTTGATTCAAGAATAAAAGTATATATAATGGGGGAATGAAAGAATTATGTTCAAAGGAATTAATTTCACTCACTAGAACAGAGAGATACAGAACTGAAACAAGataataataaaagatggaTAGAGAGCTTAACTAACTAACGTACCTGACCCACtaggattggattggattggagtAATAGAAGAAGGCATGTGAATCGTTGGAGATCGAACCAGGAACAAgaacacatatatatatagagagaataAATATTGTGGTTCGGTTACAAttgaaaaaggaaggaaaacacTACCTAATACCCCAAATCCTAATTGAAGAAGGACTCCCCAATATAAAATCCTAATAACTGAGGAAGAACACTGAAACCTTTTTAAAGCTTTCTTTACAACTCCAGGAGGGACTCTAACCTTGGATCAGGTATTGGTCTAttgcaaaaccaatatgataccgTAACGCTACGGTTTCGACAAGGATCGGTCATATTTGACAAAATTGCCCCTGATTTGATTTCCTTTTTAAAGAGGATATTTAACTGTTTCACCCCTTGTCCTTACTACCATGTCACCGATACAATATCGGGTTTGGCTACAACCGAAACTGTTACATATTGTTCCGATACGAGCGATATGATACCACATACCTCAAACTATggcgataccgatacgtatcgtgGATGACAATGTGATAATACCTCAGACCATGATAAATAATTCTCAGCAATGctttcaaattaaacaaacgaTTTCTATGTAAAGTTTTAAAGCGGTTGagcccttagttagtaagttcgggaacggcaattgaacgggaacggatacgtcaCGGCGATTAAACggattagacggtaataatacttttcaaaaatccggcttcataaaatgcatacggtaataatacggtacgcgtttaatacggatataatacgacatagacggcaataatactttaaaaaacggacatatattcattatataacatgcattcaccacctaataaacaaaataatatcatgattttattaactaaaataaacacaataatataatatgctatataacatctctaagattatcatttaacataccaaaatatcaataatctacaagaaatgaatgtagattgtcgaaaatgacatgagcaagttgaaagaccgagaaacaagaggagagtacaagacttaagtgccgctttgttgaacggagatggcgaggatgattggagatggagggcggctacttttgcctgctacggttggatgttcaacgcaaatcgaaagggacgaaagggaaagtgaaatcgtttccctaaattctaatcttttggataattttttttataaaaaaagcGTATATCGTGTATTATTCGAGTATAATACGTGCTTGCTTAAAAAcactttttttataaaaatacgggaaaatatggggacgggagtattatacgtttaaaaatacgggaacgcatataatacgcgtatgatacgcgactttactaactaaggttgaGCCATGATTACACAAGCATCAGGGTCAATGGGGAGCATGCCTCAGTATTTACCTAGGGGGTATAGGCGTCATATTTTGCGGTGCCCTCTGAGAAAGTGTAAACCACCATCAAGtagagattttttgtttttatacatTCCtcaaaaagagggagagatgggacaaagtaaaataggaaaaaataaaataaaaaatggaaatggagtCGTGACTTGATATGAAACAAGACACAAGGAGAAAGTAAgtcgttggagaggatccggattcGTTAGTAACTCCTTGTGTCCCTAATTTATCTCTTGAGGTAGTTTCCGTAAAGCAtgcagactctctctctctctctctctctctctctctctctctcaagtccGGCTGGTGCACCTAAAATGTACATTGGACCGTGCATGTGCACTAGGAAGTTTTAAACAAAAGCACTCTAAAAAATCCCTTGTTTTTGCTATCGAAGAAAATttagaaagagaaaatgatTCTTTGATCGTTACATTCAGCATATGAAATTATCATCTCACGTACCCCGTGAAATTAAAAATCGCATCCAAGTTGATACCTTTGCatgcgttctcattggccctaTGCTGGTACAAAAGCTACACAATCAGACAACGATCTCGTGCCTTTATTAATAAGAAGGCATTATtattaggaaaaaagaatgatgtCTGATCACAATTTATTGCTCTACCCTCTCGAAAAGAATTCAAATtaatcacatatcaaatttcagagtctaattcaatAAAATACCCTATTTTGTATTGACAGACATCTCATATGTCCATGCAGATGTACCAGTACTCTAGATATTTTTGTGCAATCTCTCAACTATAAGTGGGACGAGATGGTTTAAAAATTAAAGACTCCAAGTGTATGAAAGGTCTCCAATATCACACCACCACCAACGGGTTGAGTCATGTCAATGCCACtcttctctatttatagaagtATCTTTTAGATAGACTCGTCACTCGTCAGAAACGCCTAAGGGTACACCTCCCCATAATAAATAGTAAACAAACACAACCTATTTTAAAGTCAtatctaggggtgtaaatgaatggTCGAAATTCGTAGAGGTACATCTCTGGGTATGGCTATTTCTTTACACCTCTTTCTATACATGTATGTAGACATCTCTTTATAAGTAGATATATGTCTCTAGAGGATATTCACACATCTGCTCTCCTCCCTTGTGAGTGAATCTTTAGCCATGAACATCAATCAAACAAGACAGTAGAGGTTGTGGATCATTAATTCTACTCTATCTCCGGCATTCCACATTATTAGGCAACAGCGACCGTTACCGGAGAAGGCGAGACGGGTGAGGCAGAGATGCGTGGTTCCATGACAGCTGTCAATTCTACACATGGCATTTCTGCAATTGGTTCCTCTGTGATTGGATATCAGCCTAACCTCAACTGGGCTTATGGGAGGGGCAAGAGAACTTGAGCTTGACTATGCATGCATGCAATGAGGGCCAATTTGGGAGTTTGTATCAAGTTTTGCCAACTCAAATTAGATTTGGACTcttgaattcaaaattttcagttttttaatGCAGACTAAAACGTTAATGTGATTTGAACAGAATAGAAAATTTTTGGAGGATAGTTTCAGGGAGAGATAATGATGGGCATTGTGAATGGTGGAGGTGGGATTGATGTTGAACTAGGCTTCACTACTgagagagggggtgaatcagtagTCCTTTAAAAATTCCTTTCTAACACTAGTAAATCCCACTGCCATCCACAATGAGTTGTCAAGAGCAGATTCAAATTACTTGTAAACACCACTGGCCGGGACATCCCATTGGCCAGCTACAGTTCATGTGTACCCCTGCCTTCCACCAAGATTGGTAAAGCTAGCCAACCGGGAGTAATCACCCACTCTGCAAGCACCACAACATTGCACAAAGTACAAAAACAAACTACAACATAcaaatatacgtggttcggtAATAATCCTACATCCACGGTGCAATACCCTTATTGGGTTTCGTATTTGCACATATACTCTCCAATACTGCAACAACAGATATGACTTCGATCCTTGATCGTACAAGAACGAATGACATCTACCCCAATAACTCACAACCCCTACTGTAAGTACCTAAGTTTGTCTAGGCTTTGTATCAAACATCTTATGAGCAACTACTCATAAGGGTATTACAATGCAATAAATtgcttgaaaataaaaaaccgaTCCCAACATCAATCAACTAGGCATTCATAACATTAAACAACATACCCTAGGATCTAATAAATTAAATGTTAGATAGAAATCACCTAAGTGGGTTAGCCACTTGAAGTTCTCCACTCACAAACATCACCATAAGCTCCTCCAAGCtttttgaacctccaatggtgtgATCGAACTCAAAATATGTTCAATCCAAGCCTCCAAGTGATGCAATTACCAAGGAactattgatttttttattctggGCCACTCTTTTTCTCAAACACACTATTCCAGCACATTCATCTTGTTCTCCTGAGAAAAACTCCACTTGAATCACCCAAATCCGagttgaaatgaaaaaattatgCCCAGTTGAAGATTGAAGGGTAATTCTATAATTTCAGGACCATTTCGTGATGCGGGGAAGATCACTACTTAAAGTCGTGAAGCTGCTTCATGTCACGAATAGTCGGCTGCCACAGCAACCATTCGATCTCCAAGATCCTGGCTCCTTGTTTTACGTCCATTAGATCTGAATCCAGATAATTTTGGTTCAATCTGGGCCTTTCATTTGAAACAACCAAAATTTCTATATTTACAAAAAGGCCCTTCGATAATTTCTTGATATTTCAAACAGGTTCCTAAGCCAACTTCTAAAAATTATTCCTATGCCCCTCCAAAAATTGAAGTTTTCTTTTAAAGGTTTCCAACtattaataattacaaaaataaaggtctTAGCTTCTATAGGTGAAAACgttaaaaaacgaaaaaaaaaaaattaaggcatGAAAGCCAAAGAGTTGCCGCAAGGGTTATGCACTCACGGCCATGGCTGGTATGCCTGCGTCGTCATGCCGCCCAGCGCGCACAACTGCCATGCCATGCGCCCCTATGTGGCCCTGTGCCGCCCATGCGCGTGTGCCATGGGGCCTTGTTGTTGCCCAGGTGCTACGTACCCATGCCAGGTGGCCTTGTGCCGCCCATGCACTAGCCGCGGTGGCCTTTGTTGCTGCCCAGGAATGTTGCCTTGCACCTCCTCTGCCTAGGTGGGCTTGCCACGGCTTCAAAAGGCCATGTGGCCTATCAATTTGGCACGTTGATGCTACATTAAAGCCATGGCATCCTTTGGTTGGCTCCACAACCTTACAAGTACAAGGAACTCATAATCAAGCCACTTTGCATGCCGAACTCATCCAACATATACCAAATGCATCAGTGCACACCCAAACACAGTCAAAATACCTCAGAATACGTGTTGTATGTGCCGTATCACTTCTAAACTTGCAGTCTGGCCGGATTTGCATCTAAACCGCGCAACCGTACGGAAATCAACATAGCTTTTCCATATAAACTTGTAGTATATATAGTGATTCTAGTTGCGTTGGAAAGACGACTCATCACGCTACAACTCTCCAGTTCATGAGTTTTTCAGATTCTATCAAGAGGATGTTCCAAATCGGCTCCAAAGTTACCTCTTTGTCGTGCTCCTATATAAGGTGCACTTTTGGAAACTGACATGAACTAAAAACCTGTTGCTTTCAGTATCTGTCAAACATCATCAAACACCATAAAACCTAttaaacacctctgaacactgccaCCCATGCCTAGAAGTTTCAATAAACAATCCAACCTATGTCTGACCTGTTTCTACGAATCCACTTATGCCAAGTCAACCAGTACACTGCCACAGCCTCTAGAAACTTTGCCACAACACTATACATGTTTATACGGCCATTAAAAGCCAAACAAATTAAATCACTGCCATTCCATTGCTCACTATGCATGCCATCTGGGTGGGTTTCACTTCGACCCCACCCATTTTGGTTGCATGGGTCGTTATGCGGGTTCTGCTCCTATCTGAGAGTTACAAAATCCACATCTATTTCTGTTGTTAATATATGTGAACCTGAAAAATCCGcatcctctacttctgcctgcAAAGACCGCTCAGGTAAGGCACTcagacaggggtaaggcggtttTTGCGGGCCCTattgtgtgtagggcgcacatgGAAGTACGggcaggtggaagtagaggattcgAACTCGAACGTGAAAGCAAAACAGAtcagatagggagagagagagagggcaatAGTTagggatctttttttttttttttttcagttattaAAAGGTCATATTAGTATATGGGTTAGTCCATAATGTGATGGATCGGAAGACTAGGCAAGTGCatctttgtattttatatttatatccATTTAATTGAATTTTGGTAATTGTATTATTAAAGCGTTGAATTATATTTTGAACAACTGCCCTTGCTAGCTTCCATATTGGAgtggggtgtcaaaacctagtttgaaCCAATCAAATCGATCAAAAAAACCCAGACCGAATTGGACCAATCCTTAtgggattggttttggactgggttATCATAGAAACGGCTGAAATATCCGGATAAAAATGAACTGAATATATAATTaatcatttttaaattatttcagTTGATGGACAACTTGGGGTAGGAATTCAACCTTAAATACAGACGCCGGCCCCTTTTTTCAAAAGTGCTATATATGCAACGTTTTAGACAGTCCTACACCCACAAAAGTGAAcaaaatttcaatccaaaaacGTGTAAAACCAAGACGGAATAGTACCCATTAGGAACATTGCCCATCCAATAACAGGAAAGCTAAAGAttccagttttgtaaatgaatttGAAGTTTCGAACAGTTAAAGTTGCCCAAATCTTTACAGTAAAATGATTTACATTCCTTGCATACCGATCAAATAAGATAACAAGAGGATGATCGATCAACAACAAACAAACATCAGATTTTATGGACTGAAGATGGGACTTGTTTGTTTAtggcctatttaattaattttatgctgttcacccatcaaaaaaaaaaaaaaaaaaaaaaaaaatttgatgctGTTCAGTACATATAGGTTTGTCATTCAAGGGGACAGAGCGGTTATTTCACCAACCCCCATATGTCTGCAGCCAACGCCCCAGAAATTTTAGCCTATTTATATGTATATGTTGCAACAAAGTGAGAGTGAAacagtaaaaatgtaaaataaaaccCCACCAGCAATTCCACTTGTTCTTTCCTAACTGCTATCACAAACGATAAGACGAATTCAGATTCTCTACTGCTGAGTTGTCCGGCAGGACCGTGCAGCTAgcccagacacagtgaggcatgcagtgaccaccttgcccctgcccaaatgccttgcccgagtgggggtaaggcggtcattacatGCCTCACTGTGTCTGAGCTACATAGTCCTaccaggcagctcggcagtagaagaTCACGATCCCGACAAGACAAAATACCTTTTTTGATAACTCACATTAAGTTCAATGTCCCACGTACACATCTTCAAACTGATTTTGGAAAGGTTATGGGAATTGATTTTGGTATCAATTGTTGTTATCAAAAAAAACATTTGGTACCAATTGTCAAATGGGGTGGGACAATTCTGGGTGTTGGTTTCCCCAACAAGTCCAGTATTAGAAATCGAACAAGGAATCAAAACAATTAGGACCTATTTAATATGTTTAAATTACTTATTATTGGAAATACATAATTATAACTTACATAATTGAGAGAcatatgggagtgctggcgtaggtcacactcctggacagagaatttttttccttattacTATTAtggaagaatgttctctgtgccgcaacgcaggTTGCGTCTAGGCACATGACCCTGCTACTCAGGGGGGCAAGGTGATCATTGTGTCCACCCCATGTACCTGGGCGCaacctgcactgcggcacaaagaacaacaCCCCTAATATTATATACTAGTGAGGATTGGACCATTAAGGATTAAGTTATTAAGATAATGAGATTCATTTAGGACTTCACCAAGCCGAATAATCAAGTGTTAGGACTTCACACTTTCATTTCATATCGTGTGGAGGTTCAACTTGAAGGTGCACTATCGATTCCATCCATGtgttatttgtttttttgataatatCGTTTGGAGGCTCAACTTGAAGATGTATTATCGATTACATTTATATTTGTTAATTGAAAATATCACAATTTTCAATACATAAAACTCTTTTGTGAATTGGAAAAGTTGATGATAGAGAAGTGCAAAAAATTacaccaaaaaccaaaaacaaaaaagacgtTGCTAAAGA is a window encoding:
- the LOC122665957 gene encoding F-box protein At3g07870-like, whose translation is MVVKFSQKRKRKKEKARKESDCSNGRTSNKLTDLPLEIIFDIFSRLSAVTLSRLRSVCKLWNNLTRDPGFIDLLHLRRKLKLKLMQEVPPSHLIFASETTNTQVWDTKRTLFLIDGVEEEGTCRAIEIYLEKNRFDLVGSCNGLVCLASVRKFGSIIICNPITGESWCLPPNSKLEDFFLTFGPMTVPRIGFGFDHATGKYKVIRFLYDDQGQLLGKIITLGERSWRNFYIPVTKGGQYGNKE
- the LOC122665958 gene encoding F-box/kelch-repeat protein At3g06240-like, producing the protein MVVKFSRKGGSDCSSRSNGRRRRRSNKVLEDLPVEIIFDIFSRLSAVTLIRLTSVCKFWNNLTRDPGFIDLRLKKKMKLMHDDDIPLPSHDLILGSCRDIDDIKRDTKMRSRRSLILIDGVEEGNCKAREIRIEHSQKNWLFRLVGSCNGLVCLEPAPPKRGQVRAIIIYNPITGESWCLPKLKPSDFSDFFWSARVPIMGFGFDHATGKYKVIRFLYDNKGQLLSQIITLGEKSSWRKLLDIPVIKGGRYGQNFNTLPMFLNGFLYWIITKHVDGDVISRSNNDTTINKEFILAFDVGSEKFQIINFPAPLLSEVTRRSYYGLHLINIKGS